The Vibrio navarrensis genome has a segment encoding these proteins:
- a CDS encoding DUF4250 domain-containing protein has product MDLSNVERLDSIILLGIVNEKLRLECDSFDDLVSTYEMDVEQVIGKLDVLGYQYDPLTNQFKSYSR; this is encoded by the coding sequence ATGGATTTGAGCAATGTAGAGCGCTTAGACAGTATTATTCTGCTGGGGATCGTCAATGAAAAGTTGCGCCTAGAATGTGACAGTTTTGACGATCTGGTGAGCACGTATGAAATGGACGTTGAACAGGTGATCGGCAAGTTAGATGTGCTTGGTTATCAATACGATCCACTGACCAATCAGTTTAAATCATACTCACGCTGA
- the metR gene encoding HTH-type transcriptional regulator MetR — protein sequence MIELKHLKTLTSLRDTGSLTATATALHLTQSALSHQIKDLEARIGGQLFLRKTRPVKFTSEGEILLRVADEVLPKLARAENELASLKEDVNGRLHMAIECHSCFQWLMPALKEYQLTWPSVTLDFSSGFGFEPLPALMAGELDLVITSDIQPRGEVHYEPLFDFEMRLITATSHPLANKTRLEPSDLADQTMLTYPVQKQRLDVVKHFLAPAGVEPAKWKQADNTLMLVQMVSAGLGVAALPNWAISEFSRQGLITSIPLGKGLWRRLFAATRNSDKEKRYLQAFFATARQQCKSHLDGIKMA from the coding sequence ATGATCGAGTTGAAACACCTAAAAACCCTGACATCGCTACGCGATACTGGCTCACTCACTGCGACGGCAACGGCGCTGCACCTCACTCAGTCCGCTCTCTCCCATCAGATCAAAGATCTTGAGGCAAGGATCGGCGGGCAGTTATTTTTGCGTAAAACACGCCCGGTGAAATTCACCTCGGAAGGGGAAATTTTGCTACGCGTCGCCGACGAGGTTTTGCCCAAGCTTGCCCGAGCGGAAAACGAGCTCGCTAGCTTAAAAGAGGATGTGAATGGCCGTTTACATATGGCGATCGAGTGCCACTCCTGTTTTCAATGGCTCATGCCCGCTCTGAAAGAGTATCAACTCACTTGGCCGAGCGTGACTCTCGATTTCTCATCGGGTTTTGGTTTTGAACCTTTACCTGCGCTGATGGCGGGCGAATTGGATTTGGTGATCACTTCAGACATTCAACCGCGCGGTGAAGTCCATTATGAGCCTCTGTTTGATTTTGAGATGCGACTTATCACCGCCACCAGTCACCCATTGGCGAATAAAACACGCTTAGAACCAAGCGATCTGGCTGATCAAACCATGCTGACTTACCCGGTCCAAAAGCAGCGCTTAGATGTGGTCAAACACTTTCTGGCTCCCGCTGGAGTAGAGCCGGCGAAATGGAAGCAAGCGGATAACACATTGATGTTGGTGCAGATGGTGTCGGCGGGTCTGGGAGTGGCTGCGCTGCCAAACTGGGCGATTAGCGAATTTTCCCGGCAAGGGCTCATTACCAGCATCCCGCTGGGCAAGGGCTTGTGGCGCCGCCTGTTTGCCGCAACGCGCAATAGCGACAAAGAGAAGCGCTATCTGCAAGCGTTTTTTGCCACCGCACGCCAGCAATGCAAAAGCCACCTTGATGGTATCAAGATGGCTTAA